A single region of the Psychrobacter alimentarius genome encodes:
- a CDS encoding L-threonylcarbamoyladenylate synthase — MQVFYIHPENPQPRLIEQAADLLRKDQLIIYPTDTSYAFGCRLGAKDALEKLKKIRELDDKHQFTLLCRDLSEIANYATVDNVQFKQLKAHTPAPITFILNATKDVPKKLAHAKKKTIGIRVPSNPIAQALLEAMDEPILTSSLILPNKDEILDDPFEIEDLLGNQIDGLINAGVKTTKLTTIVDMTSGQPEVIRQGAADVTSLLL, encoded by the coding sequence ATGCAAGTATTTTATATTCATCCAGAAAATCCACAGCCTCGCCTTATCGAACAAGCCGCTGACCTACTGCGTAAAGATCAATTGATCATCTATCCTACTGATACAAGTTATGCTTTTGGTTGTCGCTTAGGAGCGAAAGATGCCCTAGAAAAGCTCAAGAAAATTCGTGAGCTTGATGATAAGCATCAATTCACCCTGTTGTGCCGAGACTTAAGTGAAATTGCGAATTATGCAACAGTAGACAACGTGCAATTTAAACAGCTCAAGGCTCATACACCAGCCCCTATTACCTTTATTTTAAACGCCACAAAGGATGTGCCGAAAAAATTGGCCCATGCGAAGAAAAAAACTATTGGCATTAGGGTACCCAGCAATCCTATTGCTCAAGCACTCTTAGAGGCGATGGACGAACCAATCTTGACGAGTTCGTTAATACTACCTAATAAAGATGAAATACTTGATGATCCATTTGAAATTGAAGATCTTTTGGGCAATCAAATAGATGGTTTGATCAATGCAGGTGTAAAAACTACCAAATTAACCACCATTGTAGATATGACCAGTGGTCAACCTGAAGTTATTAGGCAAGGGGCTGCTGATGTCACATCGTTATTGTTGTGA
- a CDS encoding elongation factor P hydroxylase, whose translation MSSCNTKPDFSDLLSYLEDKALLQHLIELTDPVKKDSTTSSIFEYEKRENKEHLNKWKKEWQEIYANKVVDSEQAATDWLIRIFNTLFENQKVLLARSSGEPEYFPAHDDQPARIEFAHGFFASALHEISHWCVAGKNRRTLSDFGYWYAPDGRSATQQQAFEHVEVKPQALECLFTLACKNTFQVSQDNLFATLDTSNSTFASDVYTQVKEYIEKPHRLPRDAKVLLRTFLSVCTYP comes from the coding sequence ATGAGCTCATGTAATACTAAACCTGACTTTTCTGATTTGCTGTCTTATCTCGAAGACAAAGCATTGCTACAACATTTAATCGAACTAACTGATCCCGTCAAAAAAGACAGTACTACCTCATCGATCTTTGAGTATGAAAAGCGCGAGAATAAAGAGCACTTAAACAAGTGGAAAAAAGAATGGCAAGAAATTTATGCCAATAAGGTAGTTGATAGTGAACAAGCCGCAACAGATTGGCTGATTCGAATATTTAATACTCTGTTTGAAAATCAAAAAGTCTTACTGGCTCGCAGCTCAGGAGAACCCGAATATTTCCCTGCCCATGACGATCAACCAGCAAGAATTGAATTTGCACACGGTTTTTTCGCTAGTGCATTACACGAAATCAGCCACTGGTGCGTTGCTGGTAAAAATCGTAGGACTCTTAGTGACTTTGGTTATTGGTACGCACCAGATGGACGCTCAGCTACTCAGCAGCAAGCATTTGAACATGTAGAGGTTAAGCCGCAAGCATTAGAGTGTTTGTTTACACTCGCCTGTAAAAATACTTTTCAAGTCTCACAAGACAACTTGTTTGCAACGCTTGATACCAGTAACAGCACTTTTGCCAGTGACGTCTATACACAAGTCAAAGAGTATATTGAAAAACCACATCGCCTACCACGTGATGCCAAAGTATTGCTGCGCACTTTTCTTAGTGTTTGTACTTACCCCTGA
- a CDS encoding YceD family protein has protein sequence MSSTPESKSSVLKSDNKKAPVSASMPEHISLDKWADSGYEWAGEVSPNSFKRLNATLTTEREQSNTQISANLYRRNNVLHLAFTLDGEVWLTCQRCLQPINIDLSDDYDIALLENDSQVRLVNEEQDYLILDEVITEQSPETLLPFKKLVEDEILLKIPMAPKHDDCEMTVEQFGEIPEEEETENPFAALASLKGKL, from the coding sequence ATGTCAAGCACTCCAGAAAGTAAATCGTCAGTCCTTAAATCTGACAACAAAAAAGCGCCTGTCTCTGCCAGCATGCCTGAGCATATTTCTTTAGACAAATGGGCAGACAGCGGTTATGAGTGGGCAGGAGAAGTGTCACCCAATTCTTTTAAACGTCTAAACGCTACGTTAACAACGGAACGTGAACAGTCAAACACCCAGATTAGCGCTAATTTATATCGTCGCAATAACGTTTTACACTTGGCGTTTACGTTAGATGGTGAAGTCTGGCTTACTTGTCAACGTTGTTTGCAGCCGATCAATATTGATTTGTCCGATGACTACGACATTGCTTTGCTTGAAAATGACAGTCAAGTGCGTTTAGTGAATGAAGAACAGGACTATCTAATACTGGATGAAGTCATTACTGAACAATCACCAGAGACGCTATTGCCATTCAAAAAGCTGGTAGAAGATGAGATTTTATTAAAAATTCCAATGGCACCAAAGCATGACGATTGCGAAATGACTGTTGAGCAATTTGGTGAAATTCCAGAAGAGGAAGAGACAGAAAATCCTTTTGCTGCATTGGCATCACTTAAAGGTAAGTTATAA
- the rpmF gene encoding 50S ribosomal protein L32, translating to MAVQKSRKSRSRRDMRRSHHRMEVAELSVDATTGEKHRRHHMTKDGFYRGRQLFKVSQDA from the coding sequence ATGGCTGTTCAAAAAAGTCGTAAAAGCCGTTCTCGTCGTGACATGCGCCGTTCACACCATCGTATGGAAGTGGCTGAGCTAAGCGTAGATGCTACTACTGGTGAAAAGCATCGTCGTCATCACATGACTAAAGATGGTTTCTACCGTGGTCGTCAGTTATTCAAAGTAAGCCAAGACGCTTAA
- the fabD gene encoding ACP S-malonyltransferase produces MASVPDMVKKQPTRIAVVFPGQGSQVVGMTNELADIYPEIRDTFAEASEALGEDLWAICQDEEKLNQTQYTQPALLTASIAIWRILKQKIATKPSYLAGHSLGEYSALCAADVISLADAVTLVHKRGQLMQEAVVGIDTAMAAVLGLEDNRVENLCEQATEHVDDAVVGAANFNSPGQVVISGNAVGVNAVIDKVQNTGKKAIPLKVSVPSHCALMEPASSALAEILAGIKFDQATIPVIQNCYARIESNAIGIKQALTEQLSQPVLWSKTMQELTDKQINVLIECGSGNVLSNLAKRQAQPITSYPTDKPARIDKLMEILS; encoded by the coding sequence ATGGCTTCTGTACCTGATATGGTAAAAAAGCAACCCACACGTATTGCGGTAGTTTTTCCTGGACAAGGATCACAAGTCGTTGGAATGACCAACGAGCTTGCTGACATCTATCCAGAAATTCGTGATACTTTTGCTGAGGCGAGTGAAGCGCTTGGCGAAGATTTATGGGCTATTTGTCAGGATGAAGAAAAGCTCAATCAGACTCAATATACCCAACCTGCTTTGTTAACTGCTAGCATAGCGATCTGGCGTATCTTGAAACAGAAAATAGCCACAAAACCTTCTTATTTAGCTGGACATTCTTTAGGTGAGTATAGTGCACTGTGTGCAGCTGACGTTATCTCATTAGCAGATGCAGTCACCTTGGTCCATAAGCGCGGTCAATTGATGCAGGAAGCAGTTGTCGGTATTGATACGGCTATGGCAGCAGTATTGGGCTTAGAAGATAATCGGGTCGAAAATCTATGTGAGCAAGCGACCGAGCATGTCGACGATGCAGTGGTTGGTGCCGCGAATTTTAACAGTCCAGGGCAAGTGGTTATATCGGGTAATGCGGTAGGTGTTAATGCCGTGATCGATAAAGTACAAAACACTGGCAAGAAAGCCATTCCTTTGAAGGTAAGTGTGCCATCGCATTGTGCACTTATGGAGCCAGCCAGCAGTGCCTTGGCTGAAATATTAGCAGGCATCAAATTTGATCAAGCAACTATTCCTGTTATTCAGAATTGCTATGCGCGTATCGAAAGTAACGCTATAGGCATTAAACAAGCATTGACGGAGCAGTTGAGTCAGCCTGTATTATGGTCAAAAACCATGCAAGAGCTTACTGATAAACAAATCAATGTTTTAATCGAATGTGGTAGTGGCAACGTATTGAGCAACCTAGCTAAGCGCCAAGCACAACCAATTACCAGCTATCCTACTGATAAGCCTGCCCGTATTGATAAATTAATGGAGATATTATCATGA
- the acpP gene encoding acyl carrier protein, whose protein sequence is MSNDTELRVKAAVAEQLGMNVEDISNDASFMEDLGADSLDLVELVMSFESDFGITIPDEDSAELTTVQKAIDYVQAQL, encoded by the coding sequence ATGAGTAATGATACAGAGTTAAGAGTTAAAGCAGCAGTAGCCGAGCAACTAGGTATGAATGTTGAAGATATCAGCAACGATGCTTCATTTATGGAAGACCTAGGCGCTGATTCATTGGATCTAGTTGAATTGGTTATGTCATTTGAGAGTGATTTTGGTATCACTATTCCTGATGAAGATTCAGCAGAATTGACCACTGTACAAAAAGCAATTGATTATGTACAAGCTCAGCTATAA
- the lysM gene encoding peptidoglycan-binding protein LysM yields the protein MGVFSFAKDIGEKIFNRDDAKHDAKSETKAAATTPAAKTTGTPAASSEPSAQSVANLLLRRIQQQNLNISDLQIKYNGTTDTAEISGKAKTQADREKAIIAIGNVQNVAKVIDSIDIEEDAPESTMYTVKSGDSLSKIAKDVYGSTADYMKIFEANKPMLSDPDKIYPGQVLRIPKP from the coding sequence ATGGGTGTATTTAGTTTTGCAAAAGACATTGGTGAGAAGATATTTAATCGCGATGATGCCAAGCACGATGCCAAATCAGAAACAAAAGCCGCAGCTACCACACCAGCCGCGAAAACGACTGGCACACCTGCTGCGAGTAGTGAGCCTTCAGCACAGTCAGTAGCCAATCTACTGCTTCGTCGCATTCAACAGCAGAATTTGAACATTAGTGATCTACAGATAAAATATAATGGTACTACAGATACTGCAGAAATTAGTGGTAAAGCGAAGACACAAGCAGATCGTGAAAAAGCGATTATTGCCATTGGTAATGTGCAAAACGTTGCTAAAGTCATCGATAGTATCGATATTGAAGAAGATGCACCTGAATCTACGATGTATACTGTAAAATCTGGTGATAGCTTGTCAAAAATCGCGAAAGATGTGTATGGTTCAACAGCTGACTATATGAAGATCTTTGAAGCCAATAAACCAATGTTATCTGACCCAGACAAAATTTATCCAGGTCAAGTATTACGTATTCCTAAGCCATAA